The following proteins are co-located in the Microbacterium sp. Clip185 genome:
- a CDS encoding IclR family transcriptional regulator, producing MANSPSGDSMTARIVRVLETFTADRTVQTAAQIGRRAGLPASTAHRIVDDLVGEGLLERDEERRIRIGMHLWELALRGSTALRLRQAALPAMSAVQEVVREHTQLAVLEADEALFVERLSHPDAGANITRIAGRLPLHASSAGLVLLAHAPAALRERVLAAPLRRMSRETVTDASELRHILTRIRRDGYVIAPGSIETVSTGVAVPVREEGEVIAALSVVLPREADAELALSPLRKAAAEIEAGLRATRA from the coding sequence ATGGCCAACTCGCCGAGCGGCGACTCGATGACGGCACGCATCGTGCGCGTGCTCGAGACGTTCACGGCCGACCGCACGGTGCAGACCGCGGCGCAGATCGGGCGCCGCGCGGGGCTTCCCGCATCCACCGCTCACCGCATCGTCGACGACCTCGTCGGCGAGGGCCTGCTCGAGCGTGACGAGGAGCGGCGCATCCGCATCGGCATGCACCTGTGGGAGCTCGCCCTGCGCGGATCGACGGCGCTGCGACTGCGACAGGCGGCGCTTCCCGCGATGTCGGCGGTGCAGGAGGTCGTCCGCGAACACACCCAGCTCGCCGTGCTCGAGGCCGATGAGGCCCTGTTCGTCGAGCGGCTCTCACACCCGGATGCGGGCGCGAACATCACCCGCATCGCGGGCCGACTCCCCCTGCACGCATCGTCCGCCGGACTCGTGCTGCTGGCGCACGCCCCCGCCGCGCTTCGCGAGCGAGTGCTCGCAGCACCGCTGCGACGCATGTCGCGCGAGACCGTGACGGATGCGTCGGAGCTGCGTCACATCCTCACCCGCATCCGCCGCGACGGATACGTGATCGCGCCCGGTTCGATCGAGACGGTGTCGACGGGGGTCGCCGTGCCGGTGCGCGAGGAGGGCGAGGTGATCGCTGCCCTCTCGGTCGTGCTGCCGCGAGAGGCCGACGCGGAGCTCGCCCTCTCGCCCCTGCGGAAGGCCGCCGCCGAGATCGAGGCGGGGCTGCGCGCCACGCGGGCCTGA
- a CDS encoding IclR family transcriptional regulator translates to MADGVLRRAMALMRAFDEDAPELTAAELADRAALPLSTVHRLLAQLIEEGLVERTSAHTYAVGARMWELGELSPLALRLREQSLPHLVRLYEATGENVHLAVLDAPTPPEAVVLFAGRITGRASVPTLGRAGGRHPLHTTGVGRALLATCDEGWLDAYLAAPLVPETRHSITDPAVLRADIALTRRRGYAVTREEMTLGNISVAAALGTISGLPATAIGVVTHLDGADERRLAPLVVQAAKDLTKTLRGANSH, encoded by the coding sequence ATGGCGGATGGCGTGCTGCGTCGGGCGATGGCGCTCATGCGGGCGTTCGACGAAGATGCTCCCGAACTCACCGCCGCCGAGCTCGCCGATCGTGCTGCCCTGCCGCTGTCCACGGTGCATCGCCTCCTCGCGCAGCTCATCGAGGAGGGCCTCGTCGAACGCACGTCGGCGCACACGTACGCCGTCGGCGCCAGGATGTGGGAGCTCGGCGAGCTCTCGCCTCTCGCCCTGCGGCTGCGCGAGCAGTCGCTGCCCCACCTCGTGCGGTTGTACGAGGCGACGGGGGAGAACGTCCACCTGGCGGTGCTGGACGCCCCGACCCCGCCGGAGGCGGTCGTGCTGTTCGCGGGCCGCATCACCGGCCGAGCCTCGGTGCCGACCCTCGGCCGGGCCGGCGGGCGCCACCCGCTGCACACGACGGGCGTGGGTCGTGCACTGCTCGCGACGTGCGACGAGGGTTGGCTGGACGCGTACCTCGCAGCCCCCCTCGTGCCCGAGACGCGGCACTCGATCACCGACCCCGCGGTGCTGCGCGCAGACATCGCCCTCACCAGGCGCCGCGGATACGCCGTGACCCGCGAGGAGATGACGCTCGGCAACATCTCCGTTGCCGCCGCTCTCGGCACGATCTCGGGGCTGCCGGCCACAGCGATCGGCGTCGTCACCCACCTCGACGGCGCCGACGAGAGGCGCCTCGCCCCGCTCGTCGTGCAGGCAGCGAAGGATCTGACGAAGACTCTCCGTGGCGCCAATTCTCACTGA
- the pcaH gene encoding protocatechuate 3,4-dioxygenase subunit beta yields the protein MSTPPPQAAAPESLLASADMPTQSKINQEIADAHADAARRVAAGEDVPTTLYDFAPYRSSLLRHPTKNPRLVDPETIELFSPAYGQRDVAQIESDLTLQHRGEPQGERITVTGRLLDSWGRPLPNQLVEIWQANAAGRYIHQRDQHPAPLDPNFTGAGRTITGDDGGFTFTTIKPGPYPWKNHINAWRPAHIHFSLFGSGFTQRLITQMYFPGDPLFALDPIYNTIRDQRDRDRLIAAYDHDLTVPEFSMGYRWDIVVDGPDATWFEPEGEH from the coding sequence ATGTCCACCCCTCCGCCCCAGGCTGCGGCTCCCGAGTCGCTGTTGGCCTCGGCCGACATGCCCACGCAGTCGAAGATCAACCAGGAGATCGCCGACGCGCACGCCGACGCCGCCCGGCGTGTGGCCGCCGGCGAGGACGTGCCCACGACGCTCTACGACTTCGCGCCGTACCGCTCGAGCCTGCTGCGCCACCCCACCAAGAACCCGCGACTCGTCGATCCCGAGACGATCGAGCTGTTCTCGCCCGCGTACGGGCAGCGGGATGTCGCCCAGATCGAGTCCGACCTGACGCTCCAGCACCGCGGCGAGCCGCAGGGTGAGCGCATCACGGTGACCGGGCGCCTCCTCGACAGCTGGGGCCGGCCGCTTCCCAACCAGCTCGTCGAGATCTGGCAGGCCAACGCGGCCGGTCGCTACATCCACCAGCGCGACCAGCATCCGGCCCCGCTGGACCCGAACTTCACCGGCGCCGGTCGCACGATCACGGGCGACGACGGCGGCTTCACCTTCACCACCATCAAGCCCGGCCCGTACCCGTGGAAGAACCACATCAACGCCTGGCGCCCCGCCCACATCCACTTCTCGCTCTTCGGCAGCGGATTCACGCAGCGTCTGATCACGCAGATGTACTTCCCCGGCGACCCGCTGTTCGCGCTCGACCCGATCTACAACACCATCCGCGATCAGCGCGATCGTGACCGCCTGATCGCCGCCTACGACCACGACCTCACGGTGCCTGAGTTCTCGATGGGCTACCGCTGGGACATCGTCGTCGACGGTCCGGATGCCACCTGGTTCGAGCCCGAGGGAGAGCACTGA
- the pcaG gene encoding protocatechuate 3,4-dioxygenase subunit alpha, whose translation MSESTRLPATSGQTVGPFFAFGLEYPKMHEVVFPHSSGAIVLSGTIYDGAGAPIPDAVIEIWGADTDGTISRARGSRRRDDHTFTGFGRSFTTDEGAYDFWTRNPGPIDGKAPFFAAVVFARGLPNKLHTRIYLPDDEELLAADPLLASLEPHERATLIATRTPEGDLTHDIHLQGEKETVFLAF comes from the coding sequence ATGTCCGAATCCACGCGCCTTCCCGCGACCTCCGGTCAGACGGTCGGTCCCTTCTTCGCCTTCGGTCTCGAGTACCCCAAGATGCACGAGGTCGTCTTCCCGCACTCCAGCGGCGCGATCGTGCTGTCCGGCACGATCTACGACGGTGCGGGGGCGCCGATCCCCGACGCCGTGATCGAGATCTGGGGCGCCGACACCGACGGCACGATCTCCCGCGCACGCGGCTCTCGGCGCCGCGACGACCACACCTTCACCGGCTTCGGTCGCAGCTTCACGACGGATGAGGGTGCGTACGACTTCTGGACGCGCAATCCCGGTCCGATCGACGGCAAGGCGCCGTTCTTCGCCGCGGTCGTGTTCGCACGGGGGCTGCCGAACAAGCTGCACACCCGGATCTACCTGCCCGACGATGAGGAGCTGCTCGCAGCGGACCCGCTGCTCGCCTCGCTCGAGCCCCACGAGCGCGCTACGCTCATCGCGACGCGCACGCCCGAGGGTGATCTCACCCACGACATCCACCTGCAGGGCGAGAAGGAGACCGTTTTCCTTGCCTTCTGA
- a CDS encoding lyase family protein, whose product MPSDEPGAPFQDVGLLSPVTVWHDALVADDAVADALVTAEVALVRAWAAVGVAPDAVAAAASEEFGWHGAGTLVDADWLDAARLAGAAVAGGNPVIPLIARLDDRASMQVRPWLHRGATSQDILDSALMLLSRRAGLHLLGVLRQVEAQLSGFAVVHRGMVAAARTLTQHAVPTTVGARAAGWLRGVTRARVRLGDAVGQLPAQLAGAGGTLASFVEIGGTDAASALPSAYAAELALAAPDAPWHVSRWPVTELGDALVQAIDALGKLATDVATGSRTEIGELAEGVGGGSSAMPQKRNPTGAVLVRSAALRAPQLGATLHLAAALAADERPDGAWHAEWPTLRELLRLALGAAETTRALVTGLRVDEAAVARSLAVTDGLLVSERLSIVLTPVIGSDDVRRIVGAATAGGDLRALVREALEAALDRVPGAPHPADDVDALLDPAAYTGLAGVLVDRAVADAPADAARESIEAPTEEPE is encoded by the coding sequence TTGCCTTCTGACGAACCCGGGGCGCCCTTCCAGGATGTGGGGCTGCTGTCCCCGGTGACGGTGTGGCACGACGCTCTCGTGGCCGACGACGCTGTGGCTGACGCCCTCGTGACCGCCGAGGTCGCTCTCGTGCGGGCGTGGGCGGCGGTCGGTGTCGCGCCGGATGCGGTCGCCGCGGCCGCATCCGAGGAGTTCGGATGGCACGGGGCCGGAACGCTCGTCGATGCCGACTGGCTCGATGCGGCCCGGCTGGCGGGCGCCGCTGTCGCCGGCGGAAATCCCGTCATCCCGCTCATCGCCCGGCTCGACGATCGTGCGTCGATGCAGGTGCGGCCCTGGCTGCACCGTGGTGCGACGAGCCAGGACATCCTCGATTCGGCTCTCATGCTCCTGTCGCGGCGTGCGGGGCTGCACCTGCTGGGTGTGCTGCGGCAGGTCGAGGCGCAGCTCTCCGGGTTCGCCGTCGTCCACCGCGGCATGGTCGCCGCTGCCCGCACGCTCACGCAGCATGCCGTGCCTACGACGGTCGGCGCCCGCGCGGCGGGGTGGCTGCGCGGTGTCACCCGCGCGCGCGTCCGCCTCGGTGACGCCGTCGGACAGCTCCCCGCTCAACTGGCCGGCGCGGGCGGCACCCTCGCCTCCTTCGTCGAGATCGGCGGGACGGATGCGGCATCCGCTCTTCCGTCGGCCTACGCCGCAGAACTCGCGCTCGCCGCCCCCGACGCGCCGTGGCACGTCTCGCGCTGGCCCGTCACAGAGCTCGGCGACGCCCTCGTGCAGGCGATCGACGCGCTGGGCAAGCTCGCCACGGATGTCGCAACCGGCTCGCGCACCGAAATCGGCGAGCTCGCCGAGGGTGTCGGCGGCGGATCGAGCGCGATGCCCCAGAAGCGCAACCCCACCGGTGCCGTGCTCGTGCGTTCGGCGGCGCTGCGTGCGCCGCAGCTGGGCGCGACCCTGCACCTCGCGGCCGCGCTCGCCGCGGACGAACGCCCCGACGGTGCGTGGCACGCGGAATGGCCGACGCTGCGGGAGCTGCTGCGCCTCGCGCTCGGCGCGGCCGAGACGACCCGCGCGCTCGTGACCGGGCTGCGGGTGGACGAGGCCGCCGTGGCCCGCTCGCTCGCAGTCACCGACGGGCTGCTGGTGTCGGAGCGGCTGTCCATCGTGCTCACGCCCGTCATCGGGTCAGACGACGTGCGCCGCATCGTCGGGGCCGCAACCGCGGGGGGCGACCTCCGCGCGCTCGTCCGCGAGGCGCTCGAGGCGGCGCTCGACCGGGTGCCGGGCGCCCCGCATCCTGCCGACGATGTCGACGCTCTGCTGGATCCTGCCGCCTACACCGGTCTCGCGGGCGTGCTGGTCGACCGGGCCGTCGCCGATGCGCCCGCGGATGCCGCTCGCGAGAGCATCGAAGCGCCGACGGAGGAGCCTGAATGA
- a CDS encoding alpha/beta fold hydrolase — protein MTQPAIALTEVTGPAGAPLVVLGPSLGTSTILWEDVVPLLADDYRVVSWDLPGHGAAPAPTAPFSVGEIADAVADAVRSLGGERVLYAGVSLGGATGLELLLRHAGLVRGAAIIASGAQLGDAASWRERAAQVRAQSTSSVIIGSAQRWFAPGSIERRPELSGRLLHALQDADDEGYARCCEALAAYDVRPRLGEIATPVLAVFGRDDQVAPESKSVEIAEGVRDGRVAVIESAAHLPPAEEPEQTAAVLREFFREVAR, from the coding sequence ATGACGCAACCCGCGATCGCACTCACCGAGGTCACCGGTCCTGCCGGTGCCCCGCTCGTCGTGCTCGGCCCGTCGCTGGGTACGTCCACCATCCTCTGGGAGGACGTCGTCCCGCTCCTCGCGGACGACTACCGCGTGGTGAGCTGGGATCTCCCCGGCCACGGCGCCGCCCCCGCGCCGACGGCGCCGTTCAGCGTCGGCGAGATCGCCGATGCCGTCGCGGATGCGGTCCGCTCGCTCGGCGGCGAACGCGTCCTCTACGCCGGGGTCTCCCTCGGCGGCGCGACCGGGCTCGAACTGCTCCTGCGCCATGCGGGCCTCGTACGCGGCGCGGCGATCATCGCCTCGGGTGCTCAGCTGGGCGATGCGGCGAGCTGGCGAGAACGCGCCGCCCAGGTGCGTGCGCAGTCGACGTCGTCGGTGATCATCGGCTCGGCGCAGCGCTGGTTCGCGCCGGGATCGATCGAGCGTCGGCCGGAGCTCAGCGGACGGCTGCTGCACGCGCTGCAGGATGCCGACGACGAGGGGTACGCCCGGTGCTGCGAGGCACTCGCCGCCTACGACGTGCGTCCGCGGTTGGGTGAGATCGCGACTCCGGTTCTCGCGGTCTTCGGGCGAGACGATCAGGTGGCGCCCGAGTCGAAGAGCGTCGAGATCGCCGAGGGCGTCCGTGACGGGCGCGTCGCCGTGATCGAGTCCGCCGCGCACCTGCCACCGGCCGAGGAGCCGGAGCAGACCGCGGCCGTGCTGCGGGAGTTCTTCCGCGAG